The Acidobacteriota bacterium sequence CGATCTCCAAGGAGATGAAGGCGTTCTACAGGACACGGTCGAAGGTTGTCCACGGAACCGTCAGCAGGGACCCGCGGAAGCGGGAGAAAGAGCTGACCGGCGCCCTCGCGTCGGGACGGGACCTCGCACGCCGCTCGCTGTTCGCGCTGCTCGATCGCGGTCCGATCAACAGCGAGGCCGAATGGAACGCGTTCGTCCCGGACGATCCGGCAGATGCGGGCGCGTAGCTTCACAGCTGCTCCAGGTAGTTCAACATGTGCAGCCTGAGTTCGCTCCGTTGCGGCGCTTGCGGCACTTCCAGGTCTTTCGCCAGGAGACCGCAGGCGACGGCCAGCGCCTCCTGCATTTCGACCCCTCCGGGCGTGGTCGTCGGTTCGTTCTCTCTTCGGACCTCGAAGTGCTCCGGCTGGGGTATGAACTCAATGCGGATCGTGGCGAACCGGCCCCTGTGCCAGACGATGGTCTCGTTCCTGCTCCATCCGACGTGGAGCAGGAACACCGCGCCCCCGTACTCGTGGAACTTCACGATATCGCCGTAGCCGAGGCCCTGGAACCAGAAACGGCCAGTGGGTGTGACAGTCCACGTCCCGGTGCCCTCTTCCGCAAGCCAGCACTGCTCGACCAGGAATCCGAGCACCGCCGCGACCGCCGGATCCGCGGCCGTTTCGTCAGACAGCTCCAGCTTGCCTTCGTCGTCTGCCGCGGCCCGTTCGAGCAGCGCGTACATGAGCCTTGTATCCATCCCGGCTGCGGCATTTCCTCGCGTTGGCGTTGGCACGGCTACTCCTCGGTGGTGCGGCCGACGGTCGTCGCAGGAACTGGCGGCCCCGACGCCGACGGACGGTACGAAGTGCTGGAACCCAACATGGCGCAGGTGGAACGGGCGCGGGCCTCGGAGCACGCGACCAGCAGATCATTCGACGTGCCGGCCGCCGACTGGCGGACGGTTCGGCCGTCGTCGCCGACCGCCAGCAACGATGTCACCCTGGGCGAGGGGTCGCCAGACACGGACGAACATGACGCACCTGAATCGGCCTGATGGCCCCGAGGATGATACGGTTGGCCGACGAACCCGTCGATGCCGCCGACGAGCGTGCAGGCCGCGCCGGCACGGCCGCCGACCGCAGCTTGCGGCCTGACGGGCGCACTACGGCACGCGACGTGAGACGCACCGCCGGACCGCCTTCGGCCGACAGCCACGACAGCACCCGGGCAGAGGCTCACCGAACCGGCGGGCGAACCACACCCTCGGCGACCACATGCCGGCGCTCGAGCGCCACCGAGCCGCCTCCCGACGGCACCGTCGCCATGTCGTAAACCCGACACCGGCCGCCGCCGTCGAAACGAGCCTGCCCCCTGCGAGACGAGCCGCCTCGGCGACGTCGTCGCCGACATCCCGTTCGCCTAGCGGACTCCAGCGCCGAGAACCAAGTCCCCCCAGTCCTGCGGCGGCCCCTCACGGAGCAGCTTCAGTATCCCCCGCCGGCAAAGGTCCTGGACGTCCGACAACTTCACGCGGTGCTCGTCCTTGATCTCGCCGGTATGTACGGCTCCCGAGGCCGTGTCGTAGGCGTCGCGCAGGGTCTTGCGAATGGACCGCCGCTCTTCAGGATCCTCGGTGAGGTGCCAAGCCCCCATGAGAGCCAACCGAAATCGCAGCTCCCCGCTGTTCTCGTCGGCGAAGTCCTTCAGGTACAGCGCCTCGAGCGCGATGCGAAGCTCGATGTAGGCGTCGACCGGGAGGGTGGCGCGTTTCGAGCGTCTCCAACGATCGAGCGCAATGCGGAGCTTCCTGTGGGCGCCGCCGAGCGCGGTCAACAGGTGGCGGAACCGATCCGGATCGAGACGTTGAACGGGCTCATCAGCCGGCACAATCGTCACCGCTCCCGTCCGCGCATGGGAGCTTCCCTTCCAGCGCCGGGGCCTCGGCCGGTCGTCGCCTTGAGACCAGATCTCACGAATCGCAAGTCGAAAGGGTGCCGCATCCGGGTAGTCGTGCCATACGACGCTGCGAGCCACGTGACGATTCGCCTGAAGCGACAGGAGCTCGCAGACGAGGTCGAGGTCAGCGCCCGCGGCGGGTTTGGACCGGACGACCTGGTCGTGGCTCGCCGCGTCCGGGCGGAACAGCGTCGGAGAGGCAGAGATGTGCAGCTTCAACATCGTCAAGCCCAGCAAGTCTCTGGCGGGAACACTCTCAACGACCGGCACACGAGGCAGCTCGGACGTCGTCAGCGGCAACGGAACCAGCCGAATGTCGTCGCGCAGGGACACGGCGGCGCTGAGAGGCAGGTTGTTGAGGACCGTCGACAGGTGGAGTCGCACCGGTTCGCCACGGTTCCAGTCGGCCAGCAACCGGACGGTTGCGTCAACGCCGATGATCGCCGCCGCCTGCACGGCGACGCGGGCGAAGTCCGGCAGCAACGAGGTGAACTCCTGGTCGCAGTAACCGCCGGCCTGCAGGGTGCTGCGCTGATCGAAATCCATGTCGATCGGAAAGGCATGCCCGATCCTGTCGGTGTCGGGATCGATGACCGGCTCCAACGCGAGCCGCAAAGCGTCGACGAACTGGGCCAACAGCGCCGAAGGCGCCAGCAGGCGTGCTCTCCTGCGGACGGCTTGCGCGTCCACGCGGGAGTAGATGGCGCGCAGCTCCGCTGCGGACACGCGCCGGCCGGGCCCGTCGCCCTCGCCGTGCTCCATCTCAAAGCTCGCTTCGTTGAGGATCGCCGCCAGAGGCTCGTACAGGGTGTCCATCATGTGCTGTCCTGGTAGTCGGCCGTCCCAGCCGGCGCGGACCGGCTGGTCGGGAACGGCATACCCGCGCCGTCGTCCCGGCGGCGCGTTAGCGCCGCGCGGTGCGGGCGCCGCATGGATCATGGTCGGCTCGGGCCGCATGTGTCCATATCCCCTGGACGTTGGCCAACGTCGGTTCCAGCGCGGCGCGCCGGCTACACCGTGAAGAACGACCGGGTTGTGTTCCCCGGGCCGACCAGGGTTCGCGTCGCAGGACGCCTACACGCCACGACGTCGACCCCGTCAACCGGATCCGCCTGTTCGAGGTCGACCGCACGGCGGTGACGCTGTACGCGGCGGGCGACCCGCCGCTGGTGCTGACCCATGTGCCGCTGGTGCAGGTGCCGCACGGCGCGGTCAACGTCCACGGACACATGCACGAGCAGGAGTCGCCGACGCCGAACCGGCACGTCAACGTCAGCGTCGAGCAGACTGGACTATCGGCCCGCGAGACTGAGCGAGATCCGGCGGCTCGCCTGGCGGCTGATTGAAGGAAGGAGCGTCCCGGGACACAGCACGCGGGCGCGACTGAACGTCGTTAATGCCGTGAGTGAGCGGCACTCGTGCCGAGCCCCCACGCACAAGCACGCCCCTACCGGTGAGCAGGCCGACAGAGTGGCTGTCGAACTCGATGAACGCCGTGCGCGAACGGGCTAAGTCCCCAACAGACAACGCCGCGACGGGCCCTCACGCGCCGGCGTCACGTCCTATCGGCCTGCCGGCTTCGCCATGCGGTAGCCGACGCCGCGCTCGTTCAGCAGGTAGGCGGGGCTGGACGCGCTCTCGCCGAGCTTGCGCCGCAGGTTCCTGACGAAATTGCGCACGAGGTTCGTGGCGGTGCTCTCCGGCTTGCCCCAGACCCGCCGCAGCAGCGTCTCGAAGGTCACGACCCGTCCCGCGTCGAGCGAGAGCAGGCGCAGCAGCTCGTACTCCTTGGCGGTGAGGTCGACCGCCTCCCCGCCGACCGTCACCCGGCGCCGGCCGTTGTCGATGGCGAGCTCTCCGACGACGAACGGCTCGGGCTGCTCGCGGCGCCTTAGCGCCGCCCGGACCCGGGCGACCAGCTCGGTCGGCGAGAAGGGCTTGACGAGGTAGTCGGCCGCCCCAGCCTCGAGCGCCCTGGCGACGGTCTCGTCGCGGCGGTAGCCGGAGATGAAGATGACCGGCAGGTCGGCCAGCTCGGGAACCTGCCCCATCAGCTCGATGCCGTCGGCGTCGGGCAGCATCAGGTCGAGCAGCACCAGCCGCGGCCTCTCGGTACGGATGATGCGCGGCAGGTCGTGGGCCGCGCCGGTCACCAGCGGGGCGTAGCCGGCCTCCGAGAGCGCGTCGCGGACGAAGCGAAGCGCCCGCGGGTCGTCGTCCACCACCAGGATGCGCAACGGCTCGCCGGGTTCCGGCGCGGGCGCCGCGGCGGTTGCGCGATCGGCCGCCGCCGCGCCGGCCTCGCCGGCCACCGGGACGGTGAAGGTGAACGTGGCGCCGTGGCCGGCGCCGGGGCTCTCGGCCCGGATGCGGCCGCCGTGCGCCTCGACGAGCCCCTTCGAGATGGCGAGCCCGAGGCCGTGGCCCGCCGTCGCGCCCGGCCTGCCGCCGGAGTGCTTGCTGAACAGGTGCGGGAGCAGTTCGGGCGCCACCCCGCTCCCCTCGTCGGAGATCGAGACGGCGACGTGCGCGTCCTCGCGCACGGCCGCCACCCGGATCGGGGTCGACTCGGGCGCGTGCCGCGCGGCGTTGGCGAACAGGTTGTTGAGCACCTGCACGATGCGCCGGCGGTCGGCCATCACGGGGGGCAGGCCGGCCGGCAGGTCGACGAGGACGGCGTGCCGGCCGCCGCCGCTCAGGAACGTGCTGCGCGCCCGCTCGACCAGCGCGGCCACCTCCGAGGGCTCCGCCGCGACCGAGAGCGTGCCCGCGTCGATGCGCCCCGCGTCGAGCAGGTCGCGGATGAGGCCCCGCATGTGGCCGGCCTGCTCGGCGATGATGCGGAAGAACTCGCGGATCTCGGCCGGGTCGAGCTCGGCCTCTTCCTCCAGCCCCGCGTCGGCCGAGCCCTTGATGGCGAGCAGCGGGGCGCGCAGCTCGTGGCCCACCAAGCCCAGGAACTCGGTCCGCATCCGCTCGATCTCGTCGAGCGGCGCCAGGTCCTGCAGGGTCACCACCACCGAGCCGATCTCGCCGCCTTCCGCCCGGATCGGCGTGGCGTTGATGAGCGTCCTGACGCTGCGCCCGTCCGGGACCGAGAGCACCACCTCCTCGGCGCGCACCGTTTCGCCGGTGCTGAGCGTCTGCTCCAGGGGAATCTCGGCCAGTGACACCTCCCGCCCGTCGGCGCGGCGGACCGAGACCACCTCCAGGAGGTGCTCGGGCGGACGGCCGGGCGTCCGCAGGCTGTCGACGATGCGCCGGGCCTCGCGGTTGAACGAGACCGGCCGGCCGGCGCGGGCGTCCATGACCACGACGCCGACCGGCGAGGTCTCGACCAGGGCCTCGAGGTCGGCCCGCGCGCGCCGCTCGCTGCGGTGCGTCCGCGCGTTGGTGATCGCGGCGGCGGCCTGGGACGCGAACAGCGTCAGCACCTCCTGGTCGTCGTCGGTGAACTCCTCGCCGTCGGCCTTCTCGGCGAGGAAGAAGTGGCCGACGTCGGTGCCCCGGTGGCGCATCGGCGTGCCCTGGAAGGTCCTTGAGAACATCCGCGCGGGCGCGATGCCGAGCGCGCGGACGTAGCCGGCCAGGTCCGTGAGCCGCAGCGGCCCCGGCAGGTGGCAAAGGTGCTCGAACAGGCGGCCGCTGTCGGGCCAGGCGGCCAGCTCCCGCTCCTCCTCGGGCGTGAAGCCGGAGAACACCGACTCCCGGGTGGGCGCGCGCGCCTCGTCGACGGTGGCGATGACCCCGTAGCGGGCGCCGGTGAGCGTGCGGGCGCTCTCGACCACCTCGGCGAGCACGGTGTCGAGGTCGAGCGTGGCGCTGATGCGCAGGATGGCCCCGCTCAGCGTGGAGATGCGCTCGCGCAGCGCCTGGATCTCCTGCCGCGCATCGCCGGGCCGTGTCAAGAGGTCTCCTTCCGCCGGGTCGGCGCGAATCGCGTTGTCGAGGACCGGAACGGGGCGTTTCCGGCCTCTGATGTGCTCGGCGGTGCGAGTATAGCGAATGTTGACGAAAAACACACGATAGAGGCAGCTAGCAACACGAAATAAAGACGAAATTATCTGGTAGGATCCATCTCTAACCCTTCGAGCGGTCCACGTTGAGGGTGAAATCCGAATGCGAGCTGGCGGGTCTGGGGAG is a genomic window containing:
- a CDS encoding response regulator; this translates as MTRPGDARQEIQALRERISTLSGAILRISATLDLDTVLAEVVESARTLTGARYGVIATVDEARAPTRESVFSGFTPEEERELAAWPDSGRLFEHLCHLPGPLRLTDLAGYVRALGIAPARMFSRTFQGTPMRHRGTDVGHFFLAEKADGEEFTDDDQEVLTLFASQAAAAITNARTHRSERRARADLEALVETSPVGVVVMDARAGRPVSFNREARRIVDSLRTPGRPPEHLLEVVSVRRADGREVSLAEIPLEQTLSTGETVRAEEVVLSVPDGRSVRTLINATPIRAEGGEIGSVVVTLQDLAPLDEIERMRTEFLGLVGHELRAPLLAIKGSADAGLEEEAELDPAEIREFFRIIAEQAGHMRGLIRDLLDAGRIDAGTLSVAAEPSEVAALVERARSTFLSGGGRHAVLVDLPAGLPPVMADRRRIVQVLNNLFANAARHAPESTPIRVAAVREDAHVAVSISDEGSGVAPELLPHLFSKHSGGRPGATAGHGLGLAISKGLVEAHGGRIRAESPGAGHGATFTFTVPVAGEAGAAAADRATAAAPAPEPGEPLRILVVDDDPRALRFVRDALSEAGYAPLVTGAAHDLPRIIRTERPRLVLLDLMLPDADGIELMGQVPELADLPVIFISGYRRDETVARALEAGAADYLVKPFSPTELVARVRAALRRREQPEPFVVGELAIDNGRRRVTVGGEAVDLTAKEYELLRLLSLDAGRVVTFETLLRRVWGKPESTATNLVRNFVRNLRRKLGESASSPAYLLNERGVGYRMAKPAGR